A part of Aptenodytes patagonicus unplaced genomic scaffold, bAptPat1.pri.cur scaffold_82, whole genome shotgun sequence genomic DNA contains:
- the LOC143173461 gene encoding olfactory receptor 11L1-like — protein sequence MTNVTAILEFRLLGFSSNPHCQILLSTVFLVIYILTILGNIIIISVVTLEPQLHSPMYKFLKNLSFLEICYTTTIVPKMLANLLAKRKSISFSGCMAQLYYFISLGATECYLLAVMAYDRYLAVCEPLHYGMAMTGESYTRLAVGSWVTGVFTGFLPCLMVSRLHFCSYNLIDHFFCDISPLLKLSCSDTTATETVIFILSLLVLSSCFLLTLVSYLLIILSILKIPSASGKRITFSTCSSHLMVVTIYYGTMISMYVRPTYNLSSELNKAVSVLYTVVTPLLNPVIYSLRNKAFKKALEKIVIRHHRLHSF from the coding sequence ATGACAAATGTTACAGCAATACTGGAATTCAGGCTATTGGGCTTCAGTAGCAACCCACACTGCCAGATCCTGCTATCCACAGTGTTTTTAGTTATTTATATTCTCACCATCCTAGGAaacatcattattatttcagtggTGACACTGGAGCCACAACTTCATTCACCCATGTACAAATTTCTCAAGAACCTCTCTTTCCTAGAGATCTGTTACACCACCACAATTGTACCCAAGATGCTGGCCAATCTACTGGCAAAGAGGAAGAGCATCTCCTTCTCAGGATGCATGGCACAGCTTTATTACTTCATTTCCCTGGGAGCCACTGAGTGCTACCTCTTGGCAGTGATGGCATATGACCGATACCTTGCAGTCTGTGAACCCCTGCACTATGGTATGGCCATGACTGGTGAGTCTTATACCCGTCTGGCTGTGGGCTCCTGGGTCACTGGTGTTTTCACTGGTTTTCTGCCCTGTCTGATGGTCTCCAGATTGCATTTCTGCAGTTACAACCTCATTGATCACTTCTTCTGCGATATCTCTCCACTGCTGAAGCTCTCATGCTCAGACACCACTGCCACAGAAACTGTCATCTTCATCCTCTCTCTCCTGGTCCTTTCCAGCTGCTTTCTGTTGACTCTTGTCTCATACCTACTTATAATTCTCAGTATACTGAAGATACCCTCTGCTTCTGGAAAAAGAATTACCTTTTCCACCTGCAGCTCACATCTCATGGTAGTGACTATATACTATGGTACAATGATTTCCATGTATGTCCGTCCCACCTACAACCTCTCCTCAGAGCTCAATAAGGCTGTATCTGTGCTCTACACAGTGGTCACACCCCTTCTGAACCCAGTAATCTACAGCTTGAGAAACAAGGCATTCAAGAAGGCCTTGGAAAAAATAGTCATCAGACACCATCGTCTTCATTCTTTCTAA